In one Nostoc sp. KVJ3 genomic region, the following are encoded:
- a CDS encoding response regulator gives MKSQANSKPKILVVDDEPDNLDLLYRTFYRDYKVLRATSGPAALDLLAQEGEVAVIISDQRMPMMSGTEFLSLTATQYPDIIRIILTGYTDVEDLVEAINAGKVFKYVTKPWEAEELKGVVRQALDTHNVLKARTRELTRTLRQESLLNTVTNTIRSALDYRQILQAIVDTVGHMLEVDVCLLRPFQDEQLTDKGFIYQKTLSEEAGEHTSAEGLPLSPSNPLPLLAQTVWETREVQVIHDVTDDERIHGDTPEMHQRGEAFIAANICSSLVVPLICQQELMAVLALHQCSVPRFWGEDEVQLVLMVADQAALALSQAYAYEQVRALAKRESLINTITSAIRSSLDPQDIFAAITQQLGQALQVDGCVLSLWTEEDEFVECVGLYDSFQNLENLRHSPTQASLPPDNHSSSNHHLTAPRLPYSEASIQENPILQQMLQTHEPVVIGNVSHSPSDVQGFDLPLKMPARSLMFVPLLADGRCIGSITLHEGKKVRQWLPSDIDLAKAVAAQAAIAVQQSHLYEKTRQQAERLLELDKQKTEFFQNISHEFRTPITLIQGPLESAVLAGEGLSYSQSAIALRNSRRLLRLVNQLLDLQRLDAGRMQPSFHPCDLVEFVSQIVESFRPYCEKKRLHLATQLDECSLVYLDMEKFDKVIYNLLSNAMKFTPEGGTISVRLKSEGDRCILQVQDTGIGIVQEQIPYLFERFRQAEGSANRSYEGSGLGLALVKELVELHGGQVTVESVYGQGTTFSLWLVTGNAHLPKPQVLETTVELNTSRASVELADLELVEPTTENIVDITRNFSPSIDTQDSAFKTQHSILVVDDNPDLRTYVSEIFRRNGYHVQTARNGYEGHSIAKEIIPNLIVTDLMMPLISGLEMIQMIRKEEKLKGIPIILLTAKVDEETRIEGTEHGADAYLAKPFNDRELLAEVRNLLALKENERRIVELNTYLTESVLKRFLPAALVQKAATGNLTLDLRPEPRLITVLFSDIVGFTQLSNTLRSRRVAELLNEYLEAMTKVVFSNGGTVDKFMGDAILALYGAPEELTPNEQVRRAINTARAMHRSLADLNQRWRNQGVFDGDRLTSVQFRCGIHQGTAVVGMFGSAERADYTAIGPSVNIAARLQAAAVPGTILVSAAVADYLQEEEITKGSPLELKGVDETVLTFAVTPEVMVNR, from the coding sequence ATGAAATCCCAAGCAAACAGTAAGCCTAAAATTTTGGTTGTCGATGATGAGCCAGACAACCTTGACTTGCTTTACCGCACCTTCTATCGCGACTATAAGGTGCTAAGGGCAACCTCTGGCCCTGCGGCCCTCGATCTGCTAGCTCAAGAGGGAGAGGTCGCGGTGATCATCTCCGATCAGCGAATGCCGATGATGAGCGGTACAGAATTTTTAAGCCTGACAGCAACTCAATATCCAGATATTATCCGAATTATTTTAACTGGCTACACCGATGTCGAAGACTTGGTGGAAGCAATCAATGCTGGCAAGGTCTTTAAATATGTTACTAAACCGTGGGAAGCTGAGGAACTTAAAGGAGTGGTACGCCAAGCTTTGGATACCCACAACGTCCTCAAAGCCCGCACCCGTGAACTTACTCGCACACTTCGACAAGAGTCGCTGCTGAATACCGTCACAAATACAATTCGTAGTGCTTTAGACTATCGCCAAATTTTGCAGGCAATTGTAGATACAGTGGGCCATATGTTAGAGGTGGATGTCTGTCTGTTGCGTCCCTTCCAAGATGAGCAGTTAACGGATAAAGGATTTATTTATCAGAAGACTCTTTCTGAAGAAGCAGGGGAACACACATCAGCAGAGGGACTTCCCCTCTCTCCCTCTAACCCTCTGCCTCTTTTAGCTCAGACGGTGTGGGAAACCCGCGAAGTCCAGGTAATTCATGATGTAACTGATGATGAGCGCATTCACGGTGATACACCAGAAATGCACCAACGTGGGGAAGCTTTTATTGCTGCTAACATTTGTTCTAGTTTAGTTGTGCCATTGATCTGTCAACAAGAACTGATGGCAGTGCTGGCACTACACCAGTGTTCTGTACCTCGCTTTTGGGGAGAGGATGAGGTGCAGCTAGTGTTGATGGTAGCGGATCAGGCAGCTTTAGCTTTGTCTCAAGCTTATGCTTACGAACAAGTACGGGCCCTTGCCAAGCGAGAAAGCTTAATTAATACGATTACTAGCGCGATTCGCTCTAGTCTAGATCCCCAAGATATCTTTGCGGCGATCACTCAACAACTGGGACAAGCCTTACAAGTCGATGGCTGCGTCCTGTCTTTGTGGACAGAAGAAGATGAGTTTGTTGAGTGTGTGGGTTTGTATGACAGTTTTCAAAATTTGGAAAATTTGCGGCACAGCCCAACCCAGGCATCGCTACCCCCAGACAATCATTCAAGCAGCAATCATCACTTAACAGCTCCGAGATTGCCCTATTCTGAAGCATCTATACAGGAGAATCCAATTCTTCAACAAATGCTACAGACACATGAACCTGTGGTAATTGGGAATGTGAGCCATTCTCCCTCAGATGTGCAGGGTTTTGATTTGCCGTTAAAAATGCCAGCGCGATCGCTTATGTTTGTACCATTGTTGGCTGATGGTAGATGCATCGGTAGTATTACGTTGCATGAAGGCAAAAAAGTACGCCAGTGGTTGCCGTCTGATATCGATTTGGCGAAAGCAGTAGCAGCTCAAGCAGCGATCGCTGTGCAGCAGTCACACTTGTATGAAAAAACTCGCCAACAAGCTGAACGCTTACTGGAATTAGACAAACAAAAAACCGAATTTTTCCAAAATATTTCCCATGAGTTTCGCACACCGATTACCTTGATTCAAGGGCCTTTAGAGTCGGCGGTGCTGGCTGGTGAAGGATTATCTTACTCTCAAAGTGCGATCGCTCTGCGTAACTCCCGCCGCCTCCTGCGACTGGTAAATCAACTCCTAGATTTACAACGCCTGGATGCAGGGAGAATGCAGCCGAGTTTCCATCCCTGCGATTTAGTCGAATTTGTCAGCCAAATTGTCGAATCTTTTCGTCCCTACTGCGAGAAAAAGAGACTGCATTTGGCCACCCAGTTAGATGAATGCTCTCTGGTGTACTTGGACATGGAAAAATTTGACAAGGTGATTTACAACCTGCTGTCAAATGCCATGAAGTTTACTCCCGAAGGTGGGACGATCAGTGTCAGACTAAAATCTGAAGGCGATCGTTGCATATTGCAAGTACAAGATACGGGAATCGGTATTGTTCAAGAACAAATTCCCTACCTATTTGAGCGCTTCCGTCAAGCTGAAGGTTCAGCAAACCGATCCTATGAAGGCAGTGGTTTGGGTTTAGCCTTAGTTAAAGAATTGGTAGAATTACATGGTGGCCAAGTCACTGTGGAATCAGTTTACGGTCAAGGTACTACCTTTAGTTTGTGGCTTGTGACTGGAAATGCTCATTTACCAAAACCGCAAGTCCTAGAAACAACTGTCGAATTGAACACGAGCCGCGCTAGCGTAGAATTAGCTGATTTAGAACTGGTAGAGCCAACAACAGAGAATATTGTAGATATTACAAGAAACTTCTCCCCCAGTATTGATACTCAAGACTCAGCATTTAAGACTCAACACTCAATTTTAGTTGTAGATGATAACCCAGATTTGCGAACCTATGTGTCTGAGATTTTCCGTCGTAACGGCTATCATGTACAGACAGCTCGTAATGGTTATGAAGGTCACAGCATAGCTAAGGAAATTATACCCAACTTAATTGTGACTGACTTAATGATGCCCTTGATTAGCGGACTTGAGATGATTCAGATGATCCGCAAAGAAGAGAAGTTAAAAGGGATACCAATCATTCTGTTGACAGCAAAAGTTGACGAAGAAACCCGCATCGAAGGTACAGAACATGGAGCGGATGCTTATTTAGCAAAACCATTTAACGATCGGGAACTTTTGGCGGAAGTTCGCAATCTCTTAGCACTAAAGGAAAACGAGCGGCGAATCGTGGAGTTAAATACTTATCTAACAGAATCGGTACTAAAGCGCTTTTTGCCGGCTGCATTGGTGCAAAAAGCTGCAACCGGAAATTTAACGTTAGATTTACGCCCAGAACCACGCTTAATTACAGTTTTGTTTAGTGACATTGTGGGTTTCACACAGCTATCAAATACTCTGAGATCCCGGCGAGTTGCAGAGTTGCTAAATGAATATTTAGAAGCCATGACCAAAGTTGTCTTTAGCAATGGCGGCACTGTAGATAAATTTATGGGAGATGCTATTTTAGCTTTATATGGAGCGCCGGAAGAACTAACTCCCAACGAACAGGTGCGTCGTGCTATTAATACTGCAAGAGCAATGCACCGCTCACTAGCTGACTTGAACCAGCGCTGGCGAAACCAAGGTGTATTCGATGGTGACAGACTTACTAGCGTCCAGTTTCGCTGCGGTATCCACCAAGGTACTGCTGTTGTGGGGATGTTTGGTAGCGCTGAACGGGCTGATTATACTGCCATTGGCCCAAGTGTGAATATTGCTGCAAGGTTGCAAGCTGCTGCTGTTCCTGGTACTATCCTGGTTTCTGCTGCTGTGGCGGATTATTTGCAGGAAGAAGAAATTACCAAAGGTAGTCCGCTAGAACTTAAAGGAGTAGATGAAACAGTCTTGACCTTTGCCGTTACACCAGAGGTAATGGTTAATCGTTAA
- a CDS encoding GAF domain-containing protein, whose translation MGQPQKPIAAEQQILSLGRVLQTLREEDDVDVLIETTISYLKEQFDYRLIWIALYDRLNHILFGKGGITPDRDTSFLYQRVVLSPGDLLEQVVIEQHPLGIADLQTEIRAAEWRTIAEKLHIQGTIILPIRYKDRCLGLLLLGSDRWGYLLTGEAKARLMMVLGELGAVLYQQEMHKQQKQTKRTDEPLLELLENLRSLSNLNQRLEAGVQATHKFVSPSRTNVYWFEREGRYFWCRMSNQLVKIDRNSSTQQAPGMTVQDLSDFYYALAVNQIVSIGDARSSLKSHFTAKLLQRLKVRSLLAAPIIWQKNLLGFLAVESSEPRIWTEADKNFVQGVAGLISLIAPNESMESTIKQIQEDAQLTSQVAQGIYSEHDLHETLHSCAKRVVARLTATRFLLLQYDPEQNNYQFIYQNQPHNRRPLTFTLNPLKDLDGQLLQRSTEAVEIENLDEDLRFFNWRPSLLESGVRSLLICKCTQSHIPTALLVITHETHRSWTTLEKQLLWAVSQQIGVIIRQWQLHNRTTQQQKTSQAFEQCLNILTQTQNSKIEVEKKHLERTALEQIASILGCPLALLLSWSPGESWAEIIPGVIDNTQFGIFADVSISIQAEALIQWALATESYLTLKVDNLPSETRKWLNTPDKGQILVMALRTNADYEITGVVLLADYQERRWSEQNLNAIATLISLLAWWRRQKQINRLLESTTDELRQLNWYKHRRLEEIQRITALSLKQIHDLGIPANELTQMRYQLLLRQLDHTATSMSGMLKLENWQLHLSWETMPIASLLKRSLERIEILLKQQKLWIGVHGLGQPIDEQESSKNSSLARGVPSSSSQSAMAIAGDIVKIELIIHELLVTACNRSQIGGRIDIWCRRLDAASKPVNPKQSSASASVEHQISLELSITYNGAIESQLLTELHQNSPKDVLAPSKLDQPPALHLLICQNLMEELGGELNFYQLPDNRVVSRLLLPLVGQDS comes from the coding sequence ATGGGGCAGCCGCAAAAACCTATAGCCGCCGAACAGCAGATCCTCTCCTTGGGGCGCGTTCTCCAGACCCTCAGAGAAGAAGATGATGTTGACGTTCTGATTGAAACTACTATTTCTTATCTTAAGGAACAGTTTGACTATAGACTGATTTGGATCGCTCTTTACGATCGCCTAAATCACATATTATTCGGCAAAGGCGGTATTACACCGGATCGCGACACAAGCTTTTTATACCAAAGGGTTGTTCTCAGTCCTGGGGATTTATTAGAGCAAGTAGTGATTGAACAGCATCCCTTGGGCATAGCTGATTTGCAAACTGAAATTCGCGCTGCCGAATGGCGAACAATTGCCGAAAAATTGCACATCCAAGGAACGATTATTTTACCAATTCGCTATAAAGACCGTTGCTTGGGTTTGCTATTACTAGGTTCAGATCGGTGGGGCTACCTACTGACAGGAGAAGCAAAAGCGCGTTTGATGATGGTTTTAGGTGAATTGGGAGCAGTGCTTTATCAACAGGAGATGCATAAGCAGCAGAAGCAAACCAAACGAACCGATGAACCATTATTAGAATTACTTGAAAATTTACGCAGCCTCAGTAACCTTAATCAAAGACTGGAAGCAGGAGTGCAAGCAACTCATAAATTTGTTTCCCCCAGTCGGACAAACGTTTACTGGTTTGAGCGGGAAGGGCGCTACTTTTGGTGTCGGATGAGCAATCAGCTGGTGAAAATCGATCGCAATTCCAGTACTCAGCAAGCTCCGGGAATGACTGTACAAGACTTGAGCGACTTTTATTATGCTTTAGCAGTTAATCAAATTGTCTCCATTGGCGATGCCCGTAGTTCTTTAAAAAGCCATTTTACAGCAAAATTGCTGCAACGCTTGAAGGTGCGATCGCTCCTGGCGGCTCCGATTATCTGGCAAAAGAACTTACTCGGTTTTCTGGCGGTAGAAAGCAGTGAACCTCGAATTTGGACAGAGGCAGATAAAAATTTCGTTCAGGGTGTGGCTGGTTTAATCTCCCTAATTGCACCTAACGAAAGCATGGAAAGCACTATCAAACAGATTCAAGAGGATGCCCAACTAACTAGTCAAGTTGCCCAAGGTATTTATAGCGAACATGACCTCCACGAAACTCTACACAGCTGTGCTAAAAGAGTTGTAGCTCGACTAACAGCCACCCGTTTTCTGCTATTGCAGTACGATCCTGAGCAAAATAATTATCAATTTATTTACCAAAATCAGCCCCATAATCGCCGACCGTTGACATTTACCCTGAATCCTCTCAAAGACTTAGATGGGCAGCTTTTGCAACGTTCAACGGAAGCGGTGGAAATTGAGAACTTAGATGAAGATTTACGCTTTTTTAACTGGCGGCCGTCTTTACTAGAAAGTGGAGTGCGATCGCTACTTATTTGTAAATGCACTCAAAGTCATATACCAACAGCACTTTTAGTCATTACTCACGAAACCCATCGTTCTTGGACAACTCTGGAAAAGCAATTACTTTGGGCTGTTAGTCAACAGATTGGTGTCATTATTCGTCAGTGGCAATTACATAACCGCACTACCCAGCAGCAAAAAACTTCCCAGGCATTTGAGCAGTGCTTAAACATCCTGACACAAACTCAGAATAGCAAAATCGAGGTCGAGAAAAAGCATTTAGAACGTACAGCACTCGAACAAATAGCATCGATTCTGGGTTGTCCTCTAGCACTACTGCTATCCTGGTCGCCTGGTGAAAGTTGGGCAGAAATTATCCCTGGAGTGATTGACAATACTCAATTTGGGATTTTTGCCGATGTATCTATTTCTATCCAGGCTGAAGCCTTAATTCAGTGGGCACTTGCTACGGAGAGTTACCTGACTTTAAAGGTGGATAATTTACCCTCAGAAACTCGGAAATGGTTAAATACTCCAGACAAAGGTCAAATTTTGGTGATGGCATTACGTACGAATGCTGATTATGAAATTACAGGTGTAGTATTGTTAGCAGACTATCAAGAGCGTCGCTGGTCAGAACAAAACCTCAATGCGATCGCAACTCTGATTTCTCTATTAGCTTGGTGGCGTCGTCAAAAGCAAATTAACCGACTTCTAGAGTCTACAACAGACGAATTACGACAACTCAACTGGTACAAACATCGTCGCCTAGAGGAAATCCAACGAATCACCGCGCTATCCCTAAAACAAATACATGATTTAGGTATTCCTGCTAATGAACTGACTCAAATGCGCTACCAGCTATTGCTCAGACAATTAGACCACACAGCCACCTCCATGAGTGGTATGCTAAAACTTGAAAACTGGCAGCTACATCTCAGTTGGGAAACTATGCCCATAGCCAGTTTACTGAAGCGATCGCTCGAACGGATCGAAATTTTACTCAAACAACAAAAGCTGTGGATTGGTGTACATGGCTTAGGACAACCAATTGATGAGCAAGAATCGTCAAAGAACTCCTCGTTAGCTAGAGGTGTTCCTAGTTCAAGCTCTCAATCCGCAATGGCGATCGCTGGTGATATTGTCAAAATTGAATTAATTATCCATGAATTATTGGTTACTGCCTGTAACCGTTCTCAAATCGGCGGCAGAATTGACATTTGGTGTCGCCGTTTAGATGCTGCGTCAAAACCCGTAAATCCAAAGCAGTCTTCTGCAAGTGCAAGCGTTGAACATCAGATATCCTTAGAACTGTCCATTACATACAACGGTGCGATCGAATCACAGCTACTCACAGAACTACATCAAAATTCACCTAAAGATGTGCTTGCTCCCTCCAAACTTGACCAACCACCAGCTTTACATCTACTGATCTGCCAAAACCTTATGGAAGAATTAGGAGGAGAGTTAAATTTCTATCAATTACCAGATAATCGGGTAGTTAGCCGCTTGCTGTTACCGTTAGTTGGTCAGGATTCTTAG
- a CDS encoding GNAT family N-acetyltransferase yields MAVFARDESGLIVGGVLGEIGCNWLYIRVLVVQEDLRGKGIGSNILKIAEKEGQKQNCVGVHLETLEFQAKEFYESQGYTVFAFQENYPIGHKRYFMQKLFNLS; encoded by the coding sequence ATAGCAGTTTTTGCACGAGATGAATCAGGCTTGATTGTTGGTGGAGTTCTGGGTGAAATCGGTTGCAATTGGCTTTATATAAGAGTCCTAGTTGTTCAAGAAGACTTACGCGGCAAAGGGATTGGCAGCAATATCCTTAAAATTGCTGAAAAAGAAGGTCAAAAGCAAAACTGTGTAGGGGTTCATCTTGAGACATTAGAGTTTCAAGCTAAGGAATTTTATGAATCTCAAGGCTACACTGTATTTGCTTTTCAAGAAAACTACCCGATTGGTCATAAAAGATACTTCATGCAAAAGTTATTTAATTTGAGTTAA
- a CDS encoding quinone-dependent dihydroorotate dehydrogenase, whose translation MDIYKFAISPLLFNLVKTDPEWLHQQTIRSFSWLSQTPASWANQRLKKSLCLYDSRLEQNLFGLNFPNPVGLAAGFDKDGVAAGIWSNLGFGFAELGTVTFHTQPGNPRPRLFRLPLDKAALNRMGFNNLGAATMAARLTQKKQELTQSIPIGINLGKSKVTPLEEAAQDYLDSFRLLKDLGDYFVVNVSSPNTPGLRSLQDASMLSAILNLLQQENNSHKPIFVKIAPDLEWVAIAEIISLAKTYQLAGIIATNTTISRDGLKTQVIDQTGKSPEQEAGGISGEPLRDRSTEVIRFIWQQTQGQIPIIGVGGIFSSEDAWKKITAGASLIQVYTGWIYEGPLMVSRILGGLLDKLEQNGLNSINEAVGLEVKNKK comes from the coding sequence ATGGATATTTATAAATTTGCAATTAGTCCGCTTCTTTTTAATTTGGTAAAAACAGACCCAGAGTGGTTACACCAGCAGACGATTCGCAGTTTTAGCTGGCTATCGCAAACCCCTGCAAGTTGGGCAAACCAACGCTTAAAAAAATCCCTCTGTCTGTACGATTCCCGCCTTGAACAAAATTTGTTTGGGCTAAACTTTCCAAATCCTGTAGGGTTAGCAGCTGGCTTCGATAAAGATGGAGTTGCTGCTGGTATTTGGTCTAACCTGGGTTTTGGCTTTGCGGAACTAGGAACTGTAACTTTTCATACACAGCCAGGAAATCCGCGTCCCCGTTTGTTTCGCTTGCCCTTAGATAAAGCTGCTCTCAATCGCATGGGCTTTAATAATCTCGGTGCAGCAACAATGGCGGCCCGTTTGACACAAAAAAAACAGGAGTTAACCCAATCAATACCCATAGGGATAAATTTGGGTAAATCGAAGGTAACTCCCCTGGAAGAAGCTGCACAAGATTATCTCGATAGTTTTCGCTTACTCAAGGATTTGGGAGATTATTTTGTTGTTAATGTCTCTTCTCCTAATACACCTGGGTTGCGATCGCTCCAAGATGCTTCTATGCTCAGTGCTATCTTAAATTTATTACAACAAGAAAATAATTCACATAAACCCATTTTTGTCAAGATAGCGCCGGATTTAGAATGGGTTGCGATCGCTGAGATTATTTCTTTGGCTAAAACCTACCAACTGGCGGGAATTATCGCCACCAATACCACCATCAGCCGGGATGGACTGAAAACTCAGGTGATTGACCAAACTGGCAAATCACCTGAGCAAGAAGCTGGCGGAATTAGTGGGGAACCATTGCGCGATCGCTCCACTGAGGTAATTCGTTTTATTTGGCAGCAAACCCAAGGACAAATTCCAATTATTGGCGTTGGTGGCATTTTTTCCTCGGAGGATGCTTGGAAAAAAATTACTGCTGGTGCTAGTTTGATCCAGGTTTATACAGGCTGGATTTACGAAGGCCCACTGATGGTAAGCCGGATTCTAGGAGGCTTGCTTGACAAACTAGAACAAAACGGATTAAATTCCATCAACGAAGCTGTGGGCTTAGAAGTAAAAAATAAAAAGTAA
- a CDS encoding TROVE domain-containing protein — protein sequence MNYNFFTKKKTTTPQNQPIPGREAEMVKGRSGGWMFDAGIWKMLRRCLLVGTAKSTYYAGKQELTEDFVTVVRLAVAENPSRVAEEILYASDGRAINNSAPILALVLLSMGEAPQAKQAFGEIFPQVVRTGSHFYEWLNYTKSLRGFGKVVREAGKTWLSREDVKGLAYQLLKYQQRQGFSHRDALRLFHVKPPTENHRQLFEWVVRGWEELPADIPSEALAQIWWYEWLKRNPTQTPEAILQGRLTHEMAAPVGKMDKLAWQLLFQEMPIGAMLRNLGSLTELGVLRADQNANLLRVEEVLNRREHLRKGRIHPIDVLKALKTYESGGRLGHSKKTWNPVPRIVDILEKAVELSFDVVKPTGKVFMHAVDISASMGSLVADMGLSCCEIATTMALVTAKAEKNYMIRGFSTEFRELGISAKDSFSSAVRKASNQNFGGTDASVAYDWMIKNKFKADVVCFWTDSESWANNYQHPCQALAQYRQKIKHDIKAVYISLAPYQITLVDPNDNLSYDIAGFDPVAPRMIQMIASGDI from the coding sequence ATGAATTACAATTTTTTCACCAAAAAGAAAACAACTACACCACAAAATCAACCTATCCCCGGACGGGAAGCAGAAATGGTTAAAGGACGTTCCGGCGGTTGGATGTTTGATGCTGGTATTTGGAAGATGCTGCGTCGCTGTCTTTTGGTTGGTACAGCAAAAAGCACTTACTACGCCGGCAAACAAGAATTAACTGAAGATTTTGTCACAGTTGTAAGACTTGCTGTTGCCGAAAATCCCAGCCGTGTAGCAGAAGAAATTTTGTATGCTAGCGATGGACGCGCCATCAATAATAGTGCGCCAATATTAGCTTTGGTACTGCTGTCGATGGGTGAAGCGCCACAGGCAAAACAGGCTTTTGGTGAAATCTTCCCGCAAGTTGTTCGCACTGGTAGCCACTTCTACGAATGGCTGAACTACACCAAATCTCTGCGGGGATTTGGCAAAGTAGTGCGGGAAGCTGGTAAAACTTGGCTCTCAAGGGAAGATGTCAAGGGTTTAGCTTATCAACTCTTGAAATATCAACAGCGTCAAGGCTTCTCTCACCGAGACGCGTTGCGGTTGTTTCATGTCAAACCGCCTACAGAAAATCACCGCCAATTATTTGAGTGGGTAGTTAGAGGCTGGGAAGAATTGCCAGCAGACATTCCCTCAGAGGCGTTGGCGCAGATTTGGTGGTATGAGTGGCTGAAGCGGAATCCAACCCAAACCCCTGAAGCTATTTTGCAAGGACGCTTAACCCACGAAATGGCTGCACCTGTGGGCAAAATGGACAAGCTTGCTTGGCAGCTGCTATTTCAGGAAATGCCAATAGGCGCAATGCTGCGTAACTTGGGTTCTTTAACTGAACTAGGTGTATTGCGAGCCGATCAAAATGCTAACTTGCTGCGAGTGGAAGAAGTTCTTAATCGCAGAGAACATCTGCGTAAAGGTCGTATTCATCCGATTGATGTTTTGAAAGCACTCAAAACTTATGAATCTGGTGGAAGATTAGGACACAGTAAGAAAACTTGGAATCCAGTTCCTCGGATTGTGGACATCTTAGAAAAGGCAGTTGAATTATCTTTTGATGTCGTCAAACCCACAGGTAAAGTGTTTATGCACGCCGTAGACATTTCTGCTTCTATGGGTAGCTTGGTTGCAGATATGGGACTGAGTTGTTGTGAAATTGCCACCACAATGGCACTGGTGACAGCAAAAGCCGAGAAAAACTACATGATTCGCGGCTTTTCTACAGAATTCCGTGAATTAGGTATCAGTGCCAAAGATAGTTTTAGTTCTGCGGTTCGCAAAGCTAGCAACCAAAACTTCGGCGGAACGGATGCATCTGTAGCCTACGACTGGATGATTAAGAATAAGTTCAAAGCAGATGTAGTCTGCTTTTGGACTGATTCAGAAAGCTGGGCAAATAATTATCAACATCCTTGTCAAGCTCTTGCTCAGTATCGGCAAAAGATAAAGCACGATATAAAAGCAGTGTATATTTCTCTTGCACCTTACCAGATCACCCTTGTCGATCCAAATGATAATCTGTCATACGATATTGCCGGATTTGATCCAGTAGCACCGCGTATGATACAGATGATTGCAAGTGGCGATATTTAA